A genomic region of Zea mays cultivar B73 chromosome 6, Zm-B73-REFERENCE-NAM-5.0, whole genome shotgun sequence contains the following coding sequences:
- the LOC100274662 gene encoding uncharacterized protein LOC100274662 gives MHLLDDLRQDRGGAAAHTGSRSRKPPPPLAAAAAAAAGVPAGSSTAATATHLGPEAAALLACVTATLLLLPLVLPPLPPPPPLLLLVPVAIFAVLLLLVLLPSDARAAVATPTSSASYL, from the coding sequence ATGCACCTGCTCGACGACCTCCGCCAAgaccgcggcggcgcggccgccCACACCGGCAGCCGCAGTCGCAAGCCGCCCCcgccccttgccgccgccgccgccgccgccgcgggggtCCCGGCGggctcctccaccgccgccaccgccacccACCTGGGCCCGGAGGCGGCGGCGCTGCTGGCGTGCGTCACGGCCACGCTGCTGCTGCTTCCGCTGGtcctgccgcccctgccgccgccgccgccgctcctccTCCTCGTGCCCGTCGCCATCTTCGCCGTCctgctactcctcgtgctcctccccTCCGACGCCCGCGCCGCCGTCGCCACGCCCACCTCCTCCGCCTCCTACTTGTAG